A genomic segment from Drosophila miranda strain MSH22 chromosome 3, D.miranda_PacBio2.1, whole genome shotgun sequence encodes:
- the LOC108160198 gene encoding uncharacterized protein LOC108160198 produces MTAQSTVADSSLLMLMGLPYGRFAPHHLRHHCHNIVKVLVYTICTFVCIKNQVESCLASHNVSDHATTMRFDLQLLLLSICSWTISAHSLVGAGVGGVAGVAGVGGGFVQQSPYIQQVPVVQQVPIVQQIPIVQQPQPQALGLAGGGLIGGGIGGGVGAAAGFGRYRESYRVRGRGLGGGFRARYDKKIGGGFAGFGAAAGAGAIGGAGGGLLG; encoded by the coding sequence ATGACAGCGCAGAGCACTGTTGCTGATTCCTCATTGCTGATGCTCATGGGTTTGCCCTATGGGCGGTTCGCACCTCATCATCTTCGTCATCATTGCCACAACATCGTGAAGGTCTTGGTATACACAATATGTACCTTCGTGTGCATAAAAAACCAGGTTGAGTCTTGTCTCGCATCTCACAACGTATCTGACCACGCGACAACGATGAGGTTCGATCTGCAATTACTGCTTCTGAGCATCTGCTCCTGGACGATCAGTGCCCACTCCCTGGTTGGTGCCGGTGTTGGAGGAGTCGCTGGAGTGGCTGGAGTTGGCGGTGGATTTGTCCAGCAATCGCCATACATCCAACAAGTGCCCGTCGTGCAACAAGTGCCCATTGTTCAACAGATTCCCATTgtgcagcagccgcagccacagGCCTTGGGACTAGCCGGGGGTGGGCTGATTGGAGGCGGAATCGGCGGCGGCGTTGGCGCAGCAGCTGGCTTTGGACGCTATCGGGAGAGCTACCGGGTGAGAGGGCGTGGCCTTGGTGGCGGATTCCGTGCTCGCTACGACAAGAAGATTGGCGGTGGCTTTGCGGGCTTTGGAGCAGCAGCGGGAGCCGGGGCAATAGGTGGAGCAGGCGGCGGTCTACTAGGCTAG
- the LOC108160197 gene encoding shematrin-like protein 2 has product MLLKTVYLALVLALASVTSSPITASSGGGDGDGDGDSNTDLVRRTRHIGGLGGGGIVGGGFIGGGGVVAAPAIQTVPLVQTVPVITTVPVISTISTVQTIPSYGYGYGYNGLGLAPGGGLSGLGLGGGGGGFGGGFVGGAVGFAKFKGGFIG; this is encoded by the coding sequence ATGCTGTTGAAGACGGTTTACCTGGCGCTCGTCTTGGCGCTTGCCTCGGTCACGTCCAGCCCCATCACTGCCAGCAGCGGAGGCggagacggcgacggcgacggcgacagcAACACGGACCTTGTGAGAAGGACACGGCACATTGGCGGCCTGGGAGGCGGCGGCATTGTGGGCGGAGGCTTCATTGGGGGCGGTGGTGTGGTGGCTGCTCCTGCTATTCAAACGGTTCCCCTGGTTCAAACAGTGCCCGTTATCACCACTGTGCCGGTTATCTCGACTATTTCCACGGTCCAGACGATCCCCAGTTATGGCTACGGCTATGGATACAATGGCCTGGGACTCGCTCCAGGAGGAGGCTTGAGTGGGCTCGGACTgggcggcggtggtgggggCTTTGGCGGTGGCTTTGTTGGTGGCGCCGTGGGATTTGCCAAATTTAAAGGCGGTTTCATTGGTTGA
- the LOC108160199 gene encoding uncharacterized protein F12A10.7, producing the protein MRMRLPMDYTKVFLLFCLSALMLLGASIAATEAETETGTDPEPSPVQLSEAGETAQSEAGDENVRKVRQFFGPPPPPPFFGPPPPPYYGGYGGYGGGFGGGFQRTRVITRTRYRGRGGYYGGGFYG; encoded by the coding sequence ATGCGAATGCGACTCCCAATGGATTACACCAAAGTATTCTTACTGTTCTGCCTCAGTGCGTTGATGCTGCTCGGTGCTTCGATTGCAGCCACAGaagcggaaacggaaacaGGAACGGATCCGGAGCCGAGCCCCGTTCAGCTCTCGGAGGCTGGAGAAACTGCCCAGAGTGAGGCGGGAGATGAGAACGTTCGCAAGGTTCGTCAGTTCTTTGGCCCGCCACCGCCTCCGCCCTTCTTTGGACCACCCCCACCACCCTACTACGGAGGCTATGGTGGATACGGCGGCGGCTTTGGTGGCGGTTTCCAGCGCACTCGCGTCATAACACGCACCCGCTACCGCGGCCGAGGAGGCTACTACGGCGGCGGCTTCTATGGCTAA
- the LOC108160201 gene encoding uncharacterized protein LOC108160201, whose product MAYNQSNKLCRDEESNGQKVFISGLIGGPLAKMLSLLRLLMVWTILGQVLALDEREYDPQVAPLTTTGNRWWRSFANQVRLAFSRWQPKPKTRTKPMEEPLTSPTVKTRTRSPTSQPEQQFYGALNPVYQMGNF is encoded by the coding sequence ATGGCCTACAATCAATCGAATAAGTTGTGTAGAGACGAAGAAAGCAACGGCCAGAAAGTGTTTATAAGTGGACTCATCGGGGGGCCACTTGCTAAAATGTTGTCTCTGCTTCGCTTGCTGATGGTGTGGACCATTCTCGGCCAGGTCTTGGCTCTGGATGAGCGGGAGTACGATCCCCAGGTGGCCCCGCTTACAACCACTGGTAATAGATGGTGGCGCAGCTTTGCCAATCAAGTGCGCCTCGCCTTCAGCCGCTGGCAGCCCAAGCCGAAAACGAGGACCAAACCGATGGAAGAGCCTTTGACCAGTCCCACAGTGAAGACCAGAACTAGGAGCCCCACATCTCAGCCTGAACAACAGTTCTATGGAGCACTGAATCCTGTTTACCAAATGGGCAACTTTTAA
- the LOC108160200 gene encoding glycine-rich cell wall structural protein 1, whose product MNFLSLALIVVVCAVSSSWSLPVELDTGAISLLDLEAEQQPLVDGTEAERVARGLGGFGGLGGKFGGLGGGLGGLKGGFGGGLGHGFGGGFGGHGFGGGFGSFKGLFDKKFR is encoded by the coding sequence ATGAATTTCCTCAGCCTCGCCCTCATCGTTGTCGTCTGTGCCGTGAGCAGCAGTTGGAGCCTTCCCGTGGAGCTGGATACCGGCGCCATCAGCCTGCTGGATCTGGAGGCAGAACAACAACCGCTTGTAGATGGGACAGAGGCCGAACGTGTGGCGCGTGGACTGGGCGGCTTTGGCGGACTCGGTGGCAAGTTTGGCGGCCTGGGAGGAGGACTGGGTGGGCTCAAGGGAGGATTTGGCGGAGGACTGGGACACGGCTTTGGCGGCGGCTTCGGCGGACATGGCTTTGGCGGCGGCTTCGGTAGCTTCAAAGGACTGTTTGACAAGAAGTTCCGATAA
- the LOC108160191 gene encoding annexin A7: MTNFIAKKSLLVLSLLLLGTVQAQPLEDHHGREQRQLKGGPGANTDADVKMVANVTPAAATSMQMGMGMSLPMNQMALNAVGTQLVRYPNYPGLIYAPGIAQGSLNGLSGLQTNIANNYPAYPDPNLVGASPGFGTASSFGGALGFGGTPSFGAAPGFGTAPGFGAAPGFGPAPGFGTAPGFGFGSYPGASSPAALMYGNPMSYPNPQLPNGFVPQPSVDNFSALNNIVNMANVQGLGGSNQGFYQNPQLPGLYAPAGGYMERMNMQGYAPAF; this comes from the coding sequence ATGACCAACTTTATCGCGAAGAAATCCCTGCTGGTGCTCTCCCTGCTCTTGCTGGGCACCGTTCAGGCTCAACCTTTAGAGGATCACCACGGACGCGAGCAGCGCCAACTGAAGGGCGGCCCAGGAGCCAACACGGATGCGGATGTGAAGATGGTGGCCAATGTTACGCCGGCGGCAGCCACCTCCATGCAGATGGGTATGGGCATGTCCCTGCCGATGAATCAGATGGCCCTGAATGCAGTCGGTACTCAGCTAGTGCGGTATCCCAACTATCCGGGACTGATCTACGCCCCGGGCATCGCTCAGGGATCTCTGAATGGATTGAGTGGCCTGCAGACGAACATAGCCAACAATTATCCCGCCTATCCAGACCCTAATCTGGTTGGAGCATCTCCTGGCTTCGGCACAGCTTCTAGTTTCGGTGGAGCTCTTGGCTTTGGTGGAACTCCTAGCTTTGGAGCAGCTCCGGGCTTTGGAACAGCTCCTGGCTTCGGTGCAGCCCCTGGCTTTGGCCCAGCTCCTGGATTCGGTACAGCTCCTGGTTTCGGCTTTGGAAGCTATCCAGGCGCTTCAAGCCCTGCCGCGCTCATGTACGGCAATCCCATGTCGTATCCAAATCCCCAGCTGCCCAACGGATTCGTGCCCCAGCCATCGGTGGACAACTTCTCGGCTCTGAACAACATCGTGAACATGGCCAATGTCCAAGGACTGGGAGGATCTAACCAAGGATTCTATCAAAATCCCCAGCTGCCCGGTCTCTATGCACCCGCCGGAGGCTACATGGAGCGCATGAACATGCAAGGATATGCACCCGCCTTCTAA
- the LOC108160193 gene encoding uncharacterized protein LOC108160193, with protein MQCTLSLSVIAVIALIFSLNMTQGAPISSSDTAAILSPTDLTGEAVRQKRASADYYRGDYFICYPKSEVYGNAYGGSQRRSDDSVARPPHRLADDSFEARKDRADARRAAYTDSYGK; from the coding sequence ATGCAGTGCACACTCTCCCTCTCCGTGATCGCAGTGATTGCCCTAATCTTCAGTCTGAACATGACCCAAGGGGCacccatcagcagcagcgatacAGCGGCCATCCTCTCACCAACAGATCTCACCGGGGAGGCGGTGCGCCAGAAGCGAGCCAGTGCGGATTACTACAGAGGCGACTACTTCATCTGCTATCCCAAGAGCGAGGTCTACGGCAATGCCTACGGTGGCTCCCAACGGCGTTCGGATGATTCCGTGGCCAGGCCACCACACCGCCTGGCCGACGACTCCTTTGAGGCCCGCAAGGATCGAGCCGATGCCAGACGCGCCGCCTACACTGATAGCTACGGCAAATAG
- the LOC117185797 gene encoding glycine-rich cell wall structural protein-like, with product MAIEAFQDSNMKQFLLIALVGALALALVHSHPLEEQRLTLEDADTQPVNDEGAGIRAARHFGGGFGGFGGRGGGGFCCGGGGGGYRRGGFGGGGFGGGYPGGGFGGGYPGGGYGGGYPGGGYGGGYPGGGGGYGSASASASASASSSGGFYGK from the coding sequence ATGGCAATAGAAGCATTTCAAGACTCAAATATGAAACAATTCCTGCTGATAGCACTGGTCGGCGCTCTGGCCCTGGCACTGGTCCATAGTCATCCGTTGGAAGAGCAGCGCCTTACACTGGAGGACGCCGATACCCAGCCCGTAAACGATGAGGGAGCCGGCATTCGGGCGGCCCGTCACTTTGGCGGCGGCTTTGGCGGATTCGGGGGCAGAGGAGGTGGCGGTTTCTGTTGCGGCGGAGGAGGCGGTGGATATCGCAGAGGCGGCTTTGGCGGCGGTGGCTTTGGAGGTGGCTATCCAGGTGGTGGCTTTGGAGGTGGTTATCCAGGTGGTGGTTATGGAGGTGGCTACCCAGGTGGAGGCTATGGAGGTGGCTACCCAGGCGGCGGTGGTGGTTATGGCAGTGCATCTGCCTCTGCTTCAGCCTCTGCCTCCAGCTCCGGAGGCTTCTATGGCAAGTAA
- the LOC108160192 gene encoding prisilkin-39 codes for MNLPARLALMSLLLTAVLAQRSGKSRSDRPQGRTLGLLTPLLLGIGGGSLFDVPVAPVPPQRPVGGAAAAAGAQSDQYYGNSYPSYNYRPSYNPYAYTSSYPGYGYGYGYPGLGLGYGSNYYRPSYNFGGYQRPQQYTGNYYGYRPNYSGGGAVAAGYPSYGSSAAGVSATPAYTPPGSALGVAAGSGVGAGAGAGVGSPQLSTEQTAQLAGLLGQALGSSLRPYLANGGGAGGAAAAGGGGNSQALGGLLGLLG; via the coding sequence ATGAATCTTCCCGCGCGCTTGGCTCTGATGAGTCTCCTTCTCACTGCCGTCTTGGCGCAGAGGAGCGGCAAATCGAGATCGGATCGTCCCCAGGGACGTACCTTGGGTCTGTTGACGCCCCTCCTCCTAGGCATCGGTGGTGGATCCCTCTTTGACGTTCCAGTAGCGCCAGTGCCGCCACAGCGGCCCGTGGGtggtgctgcagcagcagctggagccCAGTCGGATCAGTACTACGGCAACAGTTATCCCAGCTACAACTATAGGCCCAGTTACAATCCGTACGCATATACGAGTAGCTATCCAGGCTacggctatggctatggctatccGGGATTGGGTCTGGGATACGGCTCCAATTACTACCGGCCCAGCTACAACTTCGGTGGATATCAGCGACCCCAGCAATATACCGGAAACTACTACGGCTACAGGCCAAACTACAGCGGAGGAGGAGCAGTGGCCGCTGGCTATCCGTCGTATGGAAGCAGTGCAGCTGGAGTTTCTGCCACGCCCGCCTACACGCCCCCGGGATCAGCATTGGGAGTGGCTGCTGGATCGGGAGtgggagccggagccggagccggagtcGGGAGTCCACAGCTATCCACTGAACAGACGGCACAGCTGGCCGGACTCCTGGGCCAGGCCCTGGGCAGTAGTCTGCGCCCGTATCTGGCCAACGGAGGAGGAGCGGGcggagcagcggcagcgggcGGTGGTGGAAATTCACAAGCACTAGGCGGTCTGTTGGGCCTGCTCGGCTAG
- the LOC108160203 gene encoding glycine-rich RNA-binding protein 2-like → MRLILLALIGFLCLAFVHGQDFLDGDERVNLLDVADQGAAHAVNGDREARGYGGGHYGGGRGGHYGGGRGGHYGR, encoded by the coding sequence ATGCGTCTGATTCTTCTCGCACTCATCGGCTTCCTCTGCCTGGCCTTCGTCCATGGCCAAGATTTCCTGGACGGCGACGAACGGGTGAATCTCTTGGACGTGGCTGATCAGGGAGCCGCCCATGCCGTCAACGGTGATCGCGAGGCCCGCGGCTATGGTGGAGGTCACTACGGTGGAGGGCGCGGAGGTCACTACGGTGGAGGGCGCGGAGGTCACTACGGCCGTTAA
- the LOC117188494 gene encoding uncharacterized protein LOC117188494 has protein sequence MEAASTSQKKLPKKNELTKKRASRSKKHSLSLQEIQKKEEEDSKDRSDAETVTAAEGDSDEDESVQQEASGLRSIFAEMKEKDEEEADENSKAGFTEEDLKTMEELSRMPPAAMAAYIEALDSQLYELSQRETHELSRSKQLRFFSNYRRRSK, from the exons ATGGAGGCAGCTTCAACGTCGCAGAAAAAGCTACCAAAGAAGAATGAATTGACCAAGAAGAGAGCTTCTAGGTCGAAAAAGCATTCGCTTTCTTTGCaggaaattcaaaagaaagaggAGGAGGACAGCAAGGACCGATCTGACGCTGAGACTGTGACTGCGGCCGAGGGTGACAGCGATGAAGACGAGTCGGTACAACAGGAGGCCAGTGGCCTCAGATCCATCTTTGCTGAAATGAAAGAGAAGGACGAGGAAGAAGCGGACGAGAACAGCAAGGCAGGATTTACTGAGGAGGACCTCAAGACCATGGAGG AACTGAGTCGCATGCCCCCGGCCGCCATGGCCGCCTACATCGAGGCCCTGGACTCGCAGCTGTACGAATTGAGCCAGCGCGAGACCCATGAGCTGTCCCGCAGCAAGCAACTGCGCTTCTTCTCCAACTACCGCCGTCGCAGCAAGTGA